The following proteins come from a genomic window of Micromonas commoda chromosome 2, complete sequence:
- the EF-TU gene encoding elongation factor tu gtp-binding domain protein 2 (Also known as: U5-116 kDa; and e.g. KIAA0031, SNRP116; These proteins with elongation factor Tu GTP binding domains belong to the G-protein super family), with product MDSHYDEFGNYIGPELSDDSDSDGGADANDQQVRSRDVDNGTAGMDVDGDDAEENFETAIVLAEDKKYYPTAEEVYGPGTETLIMDEDAQPLEEPIIAPVKKKQIEADRGKNALELKVSEEYLRGLMGNANLVRNVAVAGHLHHGKTTVFDMLVEQTHHVDDAIVHADDRALRYTDTRLDEQDREVSIKAVPMSLVMPNGAGKHLLFNMMDTPGHVNFSDEVTASYRLSDGVMLVVDAVEGVMCGTERLIKHAAKERLPICVFVNKVDRLILELKLPPADAYHKIRHTLEEINAIIEATYGGDENAPFADPVKGSVCFGSAKYGWSFTLNSFARLYADIRGVDMDTQAFARRLWGDMYFNEETRTFRRKPPPGGGDRSFVQFILEPLYKIYSQAVGEHQASFARVLAELGVTLKPKEYRMNTKPLIKLACTKIFGDASGLVDMLCAHVPTARGGAPAKVENAYAGPLAGADGQSCVNTMRACDPNGPLQVMVAKLYPKDDCSSFDALARVMSGTLKKGQNVRVLGEAYSPDDEEDCAVKQVTNLWVYQARYRIPVEEVAAGAWVLVEGIDGSISKTATLVAEYGEEDAYVFRPLAFDNQSVVKIATEPLNPSDLPKMVEGLRKINKSYPLAVTKVEESGEHTIMGTGEIFLDSIMKDLRELYSEVEVKVADPVVTFCETVVETSSLKCFAETPNKKNKITMIAEPLDKGLAADIENGTVSLKWPKKKLGDFFQNKYDWDILAARSVWAFGPDEKGANALLDDTLPGEIDKSLLNAVKESIVQGFQWGTREGPLCDEPIRNVKFKILDAIVADQPLHRGGGQVIPTARRVAYSSFLMASPRLMEPVFACEIQTPADCMSAIYTVLSKRRGHVIADNPKPGTPVYTVKALIPAIESFGFETDLRYHTQGQAFGQSYFDHWAVVPGDPLDRGIVLRPLEPSPVQALAREFMVKTRRRKGMSEDVSVQKFFDDTLLAELAKADAGIEGIM from the exons ATGGACTCGCACTACGACGAGTTCGGCAACTACATCGGACCCGAGCTGAGCGACGATAGCGACAGCGACGGTGGGGCGGATGCCAACGACCAGCAGGTGAGATCCC GGGATGTCGACAACGGCACCGCGGgcatggacgtcgacggcgacgacgccgaggagaacTTCGAAACCGcgatcgtcctcgccgaggacaaGAAGTACTACCcaaccgcggaggaggtgtaCGGCCCCGGGACTGAGACGCTGATcatggacgaggacgcgcagCCGCTCGAGGAGCCCATCATCGCGCCGGTGAAAAAGAAGCAGATCGAGGCGGATCGGGGTAAGAACGCGCTCGAGTTGAAGGTGAGCGAGGAGTACCTGCGGGGCCTCATGGGCAACGCCAACCTCGTGCGGAACGTAGCCGTCGCCGGGCACCTGCACCACGGCAAGACGACGGTGTTCGACATGCTGGTGGAGCAGACGCAccacgtggacgacgcgatcgtgcACGCGGACGATAGGGCGCTGCGATACACGGACACCAGGTTGGACGAGCAGGACCGGGAGGTTAGCATCAAGGCGGTGCCCATGTCGCTGGTGATGCCAAACGGCGCGGGCAAGCACCTGCTCTTCAACATGATGGACACCCCGGGCCACGTCAACTTCAGCGACGAGGTCACCGCGAGCTACCGTTTGAGCGACGGCGTTATGCtcgtggtggacgcggtggagggcgTGATGTGCGGCACGGAGCGGCTCATCAAgcacgccgcgaaggagcgtCTGCCAATCTGCGTATTTGTCAACAAGGTGGACAGGCTCATCCTCGAGCTCAAGCTtccccccgcggacgcgtacCACAAGATCAGGCACACGCTCGAGGAGATCAATGCCATCATCGAGGCCACCTacgggggcgacgagaacgcgccgttcgcggatCCAGTCAAGGGGAGCGTGTGCTTTGGATCCGCAAAGTACGGCTGGTCCTTCACCCTCAACTCATTCGCGAGGCTCTACGCGGATATTCGCGGCGTAGACATGGATACCCAGGCGTTCGCGCGCAGGCTCTGGGGCGACATGTACTTCAACGAGGAGACGCGCACGTTCAGACGCAAGCCCccaccgggcggcggcgaccgctcCTTCGTGCAGTTTATCCTCGAGCCGCTGTATAAGATTTACTCGCAAGCCGTGGGCGAGCACCAGGCGTCCttcgcccgcgtcctcgccgagctcggcgtgacGCTCAAACCCAAGGAGTACAGGATGAACACCAAGCCCCTCATCAAACTCGCGTGCACCAAGAtcttcggcgacgcgtccggtcTGGTCGACATGCTCTGCGCGCACGTGCccaccgcgaggggcggAGCGCCAGCCAAGGTTGAAAACGCGTACGCGGGccccctcgccggcgccgacggccaaAGCTGCGTGAACACCAtgcgcgcgtgcgacccGAACGGCCCGTTGCAGGTGATGGTCGCGAAGCTCTACCCGAAGGACGATTGCTCAtccttcgacgcgctcgcgagggtcaTGAGCGGCACGCTGAAGAAGGGTCAGAACGTGCGGGTGTTGGGCGAGGCGTACTCGCcggatgacgaggaggactgCGCGGTGAAGCAGGTGACGAACCTGTGGGTGTACCAGGCGAGGTACCGCATCCCCGTggaggaggtcgccgcgggcgcctggGTTCTCGTCGAGGGCATCGACGGGAGCATCAGCaagacggcgacgctcgtggcggagtacggggaggaggatgcGTACGTGTTCAGGCCTCTCGCGTTTGATAACCAGTCGGTGGTGAAgatcgcgacggagccgctGAACCCCAGCGACCTGCCGAAGATGGTCGAGGGTCTGCGTAAGATCAACAAGTCCTacccgctcgcggtgacgaaGGTTGAGGAGAGCGGCGAGCACACCATCATGGGCACGGGTGAGATTTTCCTGGACTCCATCATGAAGGACCTTCGCGAGCTGTACTCGGAGGTTGAGGTCAAGGTTGCCGACCCGGTCGTCACCTTCTGCGAGACCGTGGTCGAGACGTCCAGCCTGAAGTGCTTCGCAGAGACCCCGAACAAGAAAAACAAGATCACCATGATCGCCGAGCCGCTGGATAAAGGATTGGCGGCGGACATCGAGAACGGGACGGTGTCACTCAAGTGGCCAAAAAAGAAGCTCGGGGATTTCTTCCAGAACAAGTACGATTGGGatatcctcgccgcgcggagcgtgTGGGCGTTCGGCCCGGACGAGAAGGGTGCCAACGCGCTGCTCGATGACACCCTGCCCGGTGAGATCGACAAATCCCTGCTCAACGCGGTCAAGGAGAGCATCGTGCAGGGTTTCCAGTGGGGCACGAGGGAAGGACCGTTGTGCGACGAGCCCATCCGCAACGTTAAGTTTAAGATCCtggacgcgatcgtcgcggatCAGCCGCTGCACAGGGGCGGCGGGCAGGTGATCCCCACTGCGCGCAGGGTGGCGTATTCATCGTTCctgatggcgtcgccgaggctgatgGAGCCCGTGTTCGCTTGCGAGATTCAGACCCCCGCGGATTGCATGAGTGCAATTTACACGGTGCTCTCCAagcgccgcgggcacgtcatcgccgacaACCCCAAGCCCGGCACTCCGGTGTACACGGTCAAGGCGCTCATCCCCGCGATCGAATCGTTCGGCTTCGAAACAGATCTTCGCTATCACACGCAGGGCCAGGCGTTCGGGCAGAGCTACTTCGATCATTGGGCGGTTGTGCCCGGCGACCCGCTGGACCGCGGCATCGTCCTGAGGCCGCTGGAGCCGAGCCCGgtgcaggcgctcgcgagggagttCATGGTGAAGACGAGGCGACGGAAGGGGATGAGCGAGGACGTGAGCGTGCAGAAGTTCTTCGACGAcacgctcctcgcggagctggccaaggcggacgcgggcatCGAGGGGATCATGTGA
- a CDS encoding predicted protein, which yields MPAPRRRCSSHSGTYTRSWCGLIRPVSWAYLYHSDVRLGVVWVPPGVVAFAPWWNMADVESADVCRRASGVWQFESCTFSSATEPGLSLFAARTNLHQPTMPELSAIALGLNGGCCFAYAVLFGLMQNKLLQMYGVEADMKTWTKSDAWDVMIQIMRIVGAFEFLMSFLYLHYIGFPDKHQAGLRVGVMQYALLAAVSLYRVALEPTSAKNKAVALKSLIIQGVFLGISVVGMLNAPKPPKRKSA from the exons ATGCCCGCGCCCCGAAGAAGATGCAGTTCCCACTCGGGAACGTACACGCGCTCGTGGTGCGGACTTATCAGGCCCGTCTCCTGGGCGTACCTGTACCACTCGGACGTGCGTCTGGGGGTCGTTTGGGTGccacccggcgtcgtcgcgttcgcgccgtggTGGAACATGGCCGACGTCGAGTCCGCGGACGTGTGCCGCCGCGCTTCTGGCGTTTGGCAGTTTGAATCTTGCACTTTTTCGTCTGCCACCGAGCCAGGCCTCTCACTTTTCGCCGCCCGCACCAACCTACACCAACCAACGATGCCCGAGCTCTCCGCGATCGCCCTCGGGCTCAACGGCGGCTGCTGCTTCGCCTACGCCGTCCTGTTCGGCCTGATGCAGAACAAGCTCCTCCAGATGTACGGAGTCGAG GCTGACATGAAGACCTGGACCAAGTCCGACGCGTGGGATGTGATGATACAGATCATGCGCATCGTCGGAGCCTTCGAGTTTCTGATGTCTTTCCTCTACCTCCACTACATCGGCTTCCCCGATAAGCACCAGGCTGGTTTGAGGGTGGGCGTCATGCAGTACGCGCTCCTGGCCGCCGTATCCCTGTATCGCGTCGCGCTTGAGCCCACCAGCGCAAAGAACAAAGCGGTGGCGCTGAAGAGTCTCATCATTCAGGGCGTGTTCCTGGGCATCAGCGTCGTTGGCATGCTCaacgcgccgaagccgccgaagAGGAAGTCGGCCTGA
- a CDS encoding predicted protein — protein ETASRRSKRWQAYREGKPLPDDLSHEQTRVSRPDGALKTLMRKGVPHDLRPKVWIAASGAASKKLRAPRAYYKRLRSLPVEKAVRDQVDIDLIRTFPENSRYNTEVGREILRRVLLAYARHNPGTGYCQGMNYVGAFLWLVLRDEEMVFWVMVCLLDDICQPGVHAPDIRGTISEYRVLHGLLATREPRLQRHFEKTETDLVMIASKWLLCFFTESLPPESAARVLDAVFSEGFKVWFRVCLAMLKLNESELLKCDSLPDTMQLLQNSF, from the coding sequence gagacggcgtcgcgtcggtccAAGCGATGGCAGGCGTACAGGGAGGGTAAGCCCCTGCCGGACGACCTCTCGCACGAGCAGACCCGGGTGAGCCGCCCCGATGGCGCGCTCAAGACGCTGATGCGCAAGGGCGTGCCCCATGACCTGAGGCCCAAGGTGTGGATagccgcgtccggcgcggctTCGAAGAAGTTGagagcgccccgcgcgtaTTACAAGAGGCTCAGGTCCTTACCCGTGGAGAAGGCGGTGAGGGACCAGGTGGACATCGACTTAATCAGGACGTTCCCGGAGAACTCCAGGTACAACACTGAGGTTGGTAGGGAGATCTTGCGCAGGGTGCTGCTGGCGTACGCGAGGCACAACCCGGGCACGGGGTACTGCCAGGGCATGAACTACGTGGGCGCGTTCCTGTGGCTGGTGCTGCGGGACGAGGAGATGGTGTTCTGGGTGATGGTGTGTTTGCTGGACGACATCTGCCAGCCGGGGGTGCACGCGCCGGACATAAGGGGAACGATCAGCGAGTACAGGGTGCTGCACGGGCTGCTCGCGACACGCGAGCCCAGGCTGCAACGGCACTTCGAGAAGACGGAGACGGACCTGGTGATGATCGCGTCCAAGTGGCTCCTGTGCTTCTTCACGGAGTCGCTACCCCCGGAGTCTGCGGCGAGGGTGCTGGACGCGGTGTTCAGCGAGGGGTTCAAGGTTTGGTTCAGGGTTTGCCTCGCCATGTTGAAGCTCAACGAGTCCGAGCTTCTCAAGTGCGATTCGCTGCCGGATACCATGCAGCTGCTGCAGAACTCCTTC
- a CDS encoding predicted protein, with product MPGQDPGLFRQTHLIASGAQNWISQPLVAHGKQFAYASTLAVYIYNNEDQQLQKITGYQSHTITAFAWNPRDSNLIAVATNDDHVNIFDVAKDESVKKLKMPKRSVVQLEWDPNNPQIIRCVADNTLCKLNLDKNMLEQLRFSPPAGHRITRMVRNARLLSMCAIGTDKGQVYLYNTDNGVHETVVTNYKEPIVDLDFDPKSEDYMLVACASGQISMWCVQGAFNMDPKKKEIKPMVITEFSRQPAGLCACKFMPNMPGTFVTASDRHGVLRTWSVSNANPMNMIKLEQGKVHSLAPLQGVESGSKLSVSFKTGEVSIVDVRTRRTRWATAGGHTETVFDCVIAPSDPNKLISASFDGTVRCWDMRTKEQTACFYTGDAPSGRLGSDNEAHEAGRGALYTCAISCDGGTIAAAGFEGIVYFFDVESGKALKAHRVHSGAVHRIVAHPLEHGVFATAGLDARCCVVTRDGLRKALNHTMPIQGCSWDPFQPDIIACGGKDGTIEIWNVTNDDHQSIDTIRDKHTTKVYGVLYSPLVQGRLMSVSDDKTAKIFELTPDGRYTARMPVTLEGHESNVRGQAWHPEIPEICFTGSWDKTVRTWNSVTGQCLQVTKRHLADVYAIATHPARPFLAVTCSRDSTIRFWSTEECAPAAKIRAVLGKDATSCSIVGEEKNGDERKRLLGRAAGRDLAEKMAASSSDGERFGAAFAALSGEPLAEELWYLATIESTGVKDARGFGATGISVPHRSEVESLVGDAAARLEEARFVKTRGGDKKDVALRKAATLRLELGDFRAYCELMKEIGEWDAALSIAPAVSLEYWRRLAGERIKSMEKDEDADVERLVHLQLAAGKASDATSGLVRAGRDEEAFTVACTAAEGRFGPEIAEDAGGTPSPSPLKKLAPLGSGGGGGSPPKPAGPLSPPPAPGHHARMPSDGSGAGGPLDTLPHNLDGSLPAALKARNSLPSLGGGVGKLAPLPPIAGAGTLNKLRAVSAFGSLQTNGNGHASRDGDGGALPPTPAGAQGVVAAAKKFIAKGGVDEASTVRGAQAAARLLHGDAIGAASRYLSVGNTREAVRALIRGAQFEMATALMRTLPESSPGSKDAAHVLACERAVELGEWEIAAEAAGSIQNVTERSWRLLLVRARFAATESDPSIVERFDRMCDATRDAGGAWEGGCGGDTAESAVLHALVGETDRAASETVHAVNDELGRNGQWNAKALTRLLEALHVVSHGANALKPIDPVIRAEVTLQRCYLSALVLSSAGYTPAANALFHHARAALKHLNKGEARFGFPHAIAMISIHELSLMMGHHPTEAEEGLAEVAEAASVPMQLREIAARLHANLTATSDIPREEPALPAMESIVPPVGYNGAMDWKAPKMTMGDALRTARMWDAAGATDHAFFRTPH from the exons ATGCCCGGCCAGGACCCGGGGCTGTTCCGCCAGACGCACCTCATCGCGTCAGGTGCTCAGAACTGGATATCTCAGCCTCTGGTGGCCCATGGCAAGCAGTTTGCGTACGCCTCCACCCTCGCGGTGTACATTTACAACAACGAGGACCAGCAGCTTCAGAAG ATCACCGGATATCAGTCGCACACCATCACCGCGTTCGCGTGGAACCCGCGGGATTCCAACCTcatcgcggtggcgaccaACGACGACCACGTCAACAtcttcgacgtcgccaaggacGAATCCGTCAAGAAGCTCAAAATGCCCAAGCGCAGCGTCGTCCAGCTGGAATGGGATCCTAACAACCCTCAGATTATCCGGTGCGTCGCGGACAACACCCTATGCAAGCTGAACCTCGACAAGAACATgctcgagcagctccgcTTCTCGCCACCCGCGGGACACCGCATCACGAGGATGGTGCGCAACGCCAGGCTCTTGTCCATGTGCGCAATCGGCACCGATAAGGGACAGGTGTACCTCTACAACACCGACAACGGCGTCCACGAGACGGTCGTCACCAACTACAAGGAGCCGATCGTAGACCTGGACTTTGACCCAAAATCCGAGGATTACATGCTGGTTGCGTGCGCCAGTGGACAGATTTCCATGTGGTGCGTGCAGGGTGCCTTCAACATGGAccccaagaagaaggagattAAACCCATGGTCATCACCGAGTTTTCGAGGCAGCCCGCGGGCCTGTGCGCGTGCAAGTTCATGCCCAACATGCCCGGCACGttcgtcaccgcgagcgacagGCACGGCGTCCTGCGAACGTGGTCGGTGTCCAACGCCAACCCGATGAACATGATCAAGCTGGAGCAGGGCAAGGTGCACTCTCTCGCGCCGCTGCAGGGCGTGGAGTCGGGTTCGAAGCTCTCGGTGAGCTTCAAGACCGGCGAGGTGAGCATCGTGGACGTAAGAACCAGGCGGACGCGTTGGGCCACCGCCGGAGGGCACACGGAGACTGTTTTTGACTGCGTCATTGCGCCTTCAGATCCGAATAAGTTAATCTCGGCTTCCTTCGACGGCACCGTTCGATGCTGGGACATGCGAACCAAGGAGCAGACCGCGTGCTTCTacacgggcgacgcgccaaGCGGCAGGCTCGGAAGCGATAACGAGGCACACGAGGCCGGCAGGGGCGCGCTCTACACCTGCGCCATATCCTGCGACGGGGgcaccatcgccgcggcgggctttGAGGGCATCGTGTACTTTTTTGACGTCGAGAGCGgcaaggcgctcaaggcgcacCGGGTTCACAGCGGCGCCGTGCACAGGATCGTCGCTCATCCGCTGGAACACGGCGTAttcgccaccgcgggtcTCGACGCGAGGTGCTGCGTGGTGACCAGGGACGGTTTGCGCAAGGCCTTGAACCATACCATGCCCATACAGGGCTGCAGCTGGGACCCATTCCAGCCGGATATCATCGCGTGCGGCGGGAAGGACGGCACGATTGAGATTTGGAACGTCACCAACGACGACCACCAGTCCATCGACACCATCCGCGATAAGCACACCACCAAGGTGTACGGCGTGCTGTACTCCCCGCTGGTTCAGGGACGGCTCATGAGCGTCTCTGACGATAAAACCGCGAAGATCTTTGAGCTCACCCCCGACGGGCGATAcacggcgaggatgccggTGACGCTGGAGGGCCACGAGTCCAACGTCCGCGGCCAGGCTTGGCACCCGGAGATTCCCGAGATTTGTTTCACGGGATCCTGGGATAAGACCGTGCGCACGTGGAACTCCGTCACGGGTCAGTGCCTGCAAGTCACCAAGCgccacctcgccgacgtgtACGCCATCGCCACGCACCCGGCGAGGCCGTTTCTCGCGGTGACTTGCAGCCGGGACTCCACGATTCGGTTCTGGAGCACCGAGGAGTgtgcccccgcggcgaagatccGCGCGGTGCTTGGGAAagacgcgacgtcgtgctcgatcgtcggcgaggagaaaaacggcgacgagcgcaaGAGGCTGTtgggccgcgcggcgggtcgagaTTTGGCAGAAAAGATGGCTGCTTCCTCATCCGACGGTGAGAGGTTCGgagcggcgttcgcggcgctgtcgggcgagccgctcgccgaggagctgtGGTacctcgcgacgatcgagtCCACGGGCGTGAAGGACGCTCGGGGTTTCGGCGCGACGGGTATCTCCGTGCCGCACAGGTCCGAGGTTGAGTCGCtggtgggcgacgcggcggctcgcctCGAGGAGGCTCGGTTCGTcaagacccgcggcggcgacaagaAGGACGTGGCGCTGCGAAAGGCCGCGACGCTCAGACTGGAGCTCGGGGATTTCCGGGCGTACTGCGAGCTCATGAAGGAGATTGGCGAgtgggacgcggcgctgtcgatcgcgcccgcggtgtcctTGGAGTACTGGAGACGACTCGCGGGTGAACGGATCAAGTCGATGGAAAAGGatgaggacgccgacgtcgagagGCTCGTCCACCTTCAGCTGGCCGCCGGTAAGGCTTCGGACGCGACCAGCGGCCTAGTTCGCGCCGGtagggacgaggaggcgttcaCGGTGGCGTGCACAGCCGCGGAGGGACGGTTCGGGCCGGAAatcgcggaggatgcgggGGGCacgccgagcccgtcgccgctgaaAAAATTGGCGCCcctcggcagcggcggcggcggcggatcgccGCCCAAACCCGCGGGCCCGCtgagcccgccgcccgcgccgggtcaCCACGCGAGGATGCCATCCGACGggtccggcgcgggaggccCGCTGGACACGCTCCCGCACAACCTCGACGGatccctccccgccgcgctcaaggcgagAAATTCCCTCccgagcctcggcggcggggtgggcaAACTGGCGCCGCTTCCCcccatcgccggcgcgggcacgCTCAACAAGCTCAGGGCCGTCTCCGCGTTCGGTTCTCTGCAGACCAACGGTAACGgtcacgcgtcgcgcgacggcgacggcggggcgctTCCCCCgacccccgccggcgcgcagggcgtcgtcgccgccgcaaaGAAATTTATCGCCAAggggggcgtcgacgaggcctccaccgttcgcggcgcccaggcggccgcgcgcttactccacggcgacgccatcggcgcggcgtcgcgttaCCTCTCCGTGGGTAACACTCGCGAGGCTGTCCGGGCGCtgatccgcggcgcgcagtttgagatggcgacggcgctcatGCGAACGCTGCCGgagtcgtcgccgggttccAAGGATGCGGCGCACGTCCTCGCGTGCGAGAGGGCggtggagctcggcgagtgggagatcgccgcggaggctgcgggtTCGATCCAGAACGTCACGGAGCGAAGCTGGAGGCTTCTGCTGGTCAgggcgcgcttcgccgcgaccgaaTCCGACCCTTCGATCGTCGAGAGGTTCGACAGGATGTGCGACGCcactcgcgacgcggggggggcgTGGGagggcggatgcggcggggACACCGCCGAGTCCGCGGTGCTCCACGCCCTCGTGGGCGAGAcggaccgcgccgcgagcgagacggtgcacgcggtgaacgacgagctcgggagGAACGGGCAGTGGAACGCGAAGGCGCTCACGCGGCTTCTCGAGGCGCTTCACGTCGTGTCGCACGGGGCAAACGCGTTGAAGCCGATTGACCCGGTGATacgcgcggaggtgacgtTACAGCGCTGCTACCTCTCCGCGCTGGTCCTCTCCAGCGCGGGTTACACGCCAGCGGCGAATGCGCTCTTTCAccacgctcgcgcggcgcttAAGCACCTCAACAAGGGGGAGGCTCGATTCGGGTTTCCCCACGCCATCGCGATGATCTCCATCCACGAGCTGTCGCTGATGATGGGCCACCAtccgacggaggcggaggagggtttggcggaggtggcggaaGCCGCGAGCGTTCCCATGCAGCTGCGGgagatcgcggcgcggcttCACGCCAACCTGACGGCCACGAGCGATATACCGCGGGAGGAGCCCGCGCTGCCCGCGATGGAGAGCATCGTCCCGCCAGTCGGGTACAACGGCGCCATGGACTGGAAGGCTCCGAAGATGACGATGGGGGACGCGCTGCGAACGGCGAGGATgtgggacgcggcgggtgcgacggACCACGCGTTCTTCCGCACCCCGCACTGA
- a CDS encoding predicted protein: protein MRTSGAKKPVLIRRLKKGSVVASARSEASAEADSFYDVTPEYCGVPIKTTGRPKRIVLIRHAESEGNVDETMYQRKPDHRIELTERGKEQARQAGLALKELLDPDEQVYVYVSPYMRTMQTLYELGQTLGPERVSGVREEPRMREQDFGNFQDHTMQELKKERHGFGRFFFRFPNGESASDVYDRVTSFRETLRNDMNFGRYTENCTVLIITHGLTLRVFLMRWYKWTCDMFDKLRNPGNAELVVMERGERGRYSMLSESQGEEFLQKMGFTEDMIEDQRWARTASMSDLNSSWATSKGTIFFESFPDRLEASRRAVKRADETYFSRSETTRRQAMKEAKTKKAYDEDLRPHG from the coding sequence ATGAGGACTTCTGGCGCGAAAAAGCCCGTGCTTATCCGCCGTCTGAAAAAGGgaagcgtcgtcgcgtcggcgaggagcgaggCATCAGCCGAGGCGGACTCCTTCTACGACGTGACGCCCGAGTACTGCGGCGTGCCAATCAAGACTACGGGCCGCCCTAAGCGCATCGTGCTCATCCGCCACGCCGAGTCCGAGGGGAACGTGGACGAGACCATGTATCAGCGCAAACCGGACCACAGGATTGAACTGACCGAGCGGGGGAAGGAACAGGCGAGGCAGGCAGGGTTGGCTCTGAAGGAGCTTCTGGATCCCGACGAGCAGGTTTACGTGTACGTGTCGCCGTACATGCGGACAATGCAGACGCTGTACGAACTCGGTCAGACCCTGGGACCGGAGCGAGTCAGCGGCGTGAGGGAGGAGCCGAGGATGCGCGAGCAGGACTTTGGGAACTTTCAGGACCACACCATGCAGGAGCTCAAGAAAGAGAGGCACGGGTTCGGGCGGTTCTTCTTCCGCTTTCCCAACGGAGAGAGCGCCTCGGACGTGTACGATCGCGTGACCAGCTTCCGGGAGACGCTCCGAAACGACATGAACTTTGGCCGATACACGGAGAACTGCACCGTGCTGATCATCACTCACGGGCTGACCCTGCGAGTTTTCCTGATGCGCTGGTACAAGTGGACCTGCGACATGTTCGACAAACTTCGTAACCCCGGAAACGCCGAACTCGTGGTGATGgagcggggcgagcgcgggcggtaCTCGATGCTGTCCGAGTCGCAGGGTGAAGAGTTTCTCCAGAAGATGGGCTTCACCGAGGACATGATTGAGGATCAGCGTTGGGCCAGGACCGCTTCCATGTCGGACCTGAACAGCTCGTGGGCAACGAGCAAGGGCACGATCTTCTTCGAGAGCTTCCCGGATCGGCTGGAGGCGAGCAGGCGCGCGGtgaagcgcgcggacgagactTACTTCTCGAGGTCGGAAACCACGCGGCGGCAGGCGATGAAGGAGGCGAAGACGAAGAAAGCTTACGACGAGGACCTCAGACCTCACGGctga